The Megalobrama amblycephala isolate DHTTF-2021 linkage group LG16, ASM1881202v1, whole genome shotgun sequence genome includes the window aacgaaaatcgagtcaaaatctcgtttttccgttttttttaacaaacgaaaaaacgggaaacgaccgttttctcgtttctgcatatttcatttcaaattggaaaacaaactatcaaaacgtacacggacctagttttaatgttgtttttgtaaatattcactttcccatatgaCCACGGAGTAGAATCGGAGGGTCACGTTCAGGACACAGacatgctgtatttttgtatttatttcaacaaatgacaaccaaaatcaaacccatagaagctcgtgaacagttttgaagtggctgtgtgcaagttatactcattcacaagccgagtgatcatattctaaaacataatgtTACAGAAACCAAATACATAACTCAGCAAagtatgtgattattttgaATGAAAGGCAGTGGCTTTATTTAGTGACATTATTTGCTAGTCCTCTTCCCTCACCTTCTCAACCAAGGCGAAAATTGTATTAccgttcatttttttccccacgATCGATCGTGAGTTCCTATTACAATTCTCGATTCAacataaatgacctacaatggcgacatttttcacaatcacgacagaaaataaaaatactgctcTAACTTCACTAGTAGAAAGGtagcgcgatataaacaaacccagactagaaATGAACGCGGCGTGACGGCAGCTTCGCATCCTCTATATCTGcctcctcgatggcaggaaagtctttTAATTCAGCGGAAAAGTCGCTCCTCTTCATAAGGATcgcgtccaacatatgttgtgattttctgtttatacttTTCTAAACCATCAAAGAAAGGACTTTCccccatctcttccattctaattttcactgcttacCCGGAATTTcgcgcgtcaccagaaccacgtgattgcaaacaacctataatgacttaattatctcattaacttcccTCTTGAATGGTCTTGGTCTCAGTCTGGTCTTGACTACACCTCTGATTAACCTTCCTGACACATTCactgtgttaaaatcattgACTCAATGAATGTGTCAGAATTAACACAACAAGCCTTGTCCCTAAACTCACCCATTGATGTTTAAGAATTTAACACAGTTTGAGTCAATTTTAACATCCTTTCTAAGAGTGTATATTTTTCAGAGAGTAAATTCTGGAATTCTGGAGGCTTTGAGAAACTCAGGCAAAAGCTTCAAGGCTGAGCAGATGAAGAAGGCTTTTAAAGGTACAAGTCATTATCAGATGACCAGAATGATAcatgttacatttaaaagtaataattaaggCATGATTCAATCCAAAACACGTTGATCATAACATTTAATCAATATCTTGACTTTCTTCTTGCATCATTTTCATTAGAGGACGAGAAAAACGATTTACCCAAGAACTGTTTGAGTGTTTGATGGAGAAATGAGGAGCATGGTGGTGTGCAAAGACTGCAGAACTGTGTCTCTGGTGACTGAGATGTTTCTGGATATTTCTCCTCCTGTAAGTGATGATGTGAGATTCATATAGCAGCTTTTTTTATCCTGATTTGGCTCTTCATTCTGGAAAAATATTCATAGCTTCCTTGCTGGTGTAAAGCATGAGCATGTTTTGGGGAAATGAACTGAACAATTTGAGTGTCTCCTCCAAGCCTGCAGGAGCAAGTGTCAGAAGATAGCTGCCCAGTATCGTAGCAGTATCAGTGTGTGTTTCACTTCATGTTTACACTTCATTCCATAAACACTtgcaaacttccctaagcacttcctcTCAGGGAATCCTCACCgccattttaaagttttacacTTTGTCAAGGGAATAGAGTTTCCAACTTTAATGGACAGACCCTCGACCACTTGATTTTAACTGAAGAAGTGAGTCTACTCATATGAACATTTCAGACAGCTCCATTTGATTGGAATGCAGCCAGTGACGATGGAGACCAAGAGAGCGTGACATCTCTGGTCAATGGGCGTGAAGACATGCCTACAGGAACAGGAGCAAGTACCAGCAGAAGAAAGCCATAAACTAGACAAGGTAGAGACACATACTAGTTTAGATGGTAGGCTAACTAAAGTTGGAATAATTAGCAGTCTAAGCACTGAAGGTGCTGGAAACcgattgtattttttttttttttttttttttactaatagCAATTTATAAATGAGCTGACATTTATATCAATGGGAATGAGAGATGGCGGCTGTAATACAAATGTTGTCCACCAGAAGGAGACACAGGATAAGATACCCGTTTCAACAAGCTTGAATGATTCGTCACTCTGTCTGCGTTCACTCAGAGTTTTAAATTGCGGACTTTAATGGTTGCTATGCACTTGAGTATTAAATAAGCTCTCTTCATATAAGTTGTGTTGTGTAATTTACCTATGCGCAGATCAAATTATTTTACTGACTTGATGATTTTGAATTTCGTTCAGCAACATCAAaatcattttgttaaaatgtaatttttcaatAGCTAATTTCTCAGAACACGTCCAATACTACGCAATGTTTGATGATAATGCAGCCAAAGATTAATTATGACCAAAAACTATCACAGAAACCAGTGGTGTTTTCAAGTGAGGTCCTCATTTATGTCCCTGTTACAcaattttaagttaatattacataaaaagagAGGCCAAATacaattatattttgttatttttacactatgcaatgttctatttattaaaaccaagaATAAATTtaatcaagttagtgttttcgatcggcggctgacttgaagcagtgcaacATTTTTCAGTtagccgatgtcgaacacacctgcATTGAAGCTTTTCAGCCAAGTGGTTCGTAGCAGAGTGCAGCCTGGACGATGGGGTAGCAAACTGTCAATAGTCTCTGAATGCCACCAATACAGTAAACATTCCCTTAACCCCTTCGAAAATTAACCATATTTTGGTACAAAAACTAGTTACAAATATGGTGTTTGCAATCAATATACCAACAGATATTTTTACAACAATAAAACCATGGTTGCTTTTTGCAAGGAAGGAACTAGAATTTGAACCCAAAACACTCGTCACTTTTTCTGTTATTTGTTATCTGATCTGCACTACTGAAAACCTCATTAATCCTGAATGTAGTTACCCACTTCTATATAAAAAACctaaaaaacaatacatttaatcACCCCTTTAAACACTTTTCTAAAATCATTGGTAATTGAAATATTACACAGAATTGTCACAACTAAATTAAGAATTCATTAATTAGATGGACTTAATGCCTGCTTAAAGCAATACATAGCAAATTATGTTAACATGAAATATTAGAAACCTTAAAAAACGACACATTAATGCAAATGACTGAAACCTGTTGTCATGCACGtgtttgccatttttttttattagaacaCTAAACACTGCAAAGTTTAACTTTAAATGACATCAATTAATACATCAAAACCAGTTGATCTCAGttcattctctctttcccttCCATGAACTTAACACACCAATGTGTTTCCTGCCGCAAAAAAAAGTCCTGGGAGCAAAATCCTGTGCACACATCTGAGTAAAAGTCCAGAAGTTCACCACATCGGCCTCTTCCCCTATAGCCTGGTGGGTATGACTTGAAAAGGGCTCTGCACTGCAGGCATTCCCTGATGCTGTACATCCGTCTCAACTCCTTCCGGTAGACGGGAGAGAAATTCTTCCAGTTGGCCACACCTTAAAGTGTAAagacaaaatacagtaaagataaataaaacatttaactgcctcatactaaaaaaaaaaaaaatcagttggAGAATGTGCATTGAacaggaaaagaaaagaaaattcttACTGTCTAGCCAGGCCAAGTGTGCTGCTTTCCGAAAAACTTCTTGAGTGACCACATCCCTAAACCATCTGCATACCAGAGAAAGTGTGAAATATGAAGAGTCACCCGTTGACAAGATAACGTCCCTGAGGATTTCGGAGAGGATTTCCAGGGGAAGCTGttgaaacaaaaacacatatgtttatttatacttttatataaaagtaattaaaaattatataaacactGACTACAGACAACCTTGCCTTAGACAAACCTGATAGATTGTTGTCACAACTGCATACtctgaataagaaaaaaataaagattaatattattttataatactaataataaaatattaatatatacagtactgtacaGAAGTCTTAGGCATGTTAGTATTTTTTCACactaaaaaaattgttttaagccagttatttatatctttttctgtagtgtgtcagtaggaaattTTGGTCTacatttaattgtaataatccagtgagagtTTTGTATGTataaggagtctgacaacagccagTATGATCCACATGGACATCTTTTGCATTGAATATAAATATGTCTGTCTTGTATGGTGAACAGAATCCACATTGAATCGCAAACAAAATGTCTTTGATGCTGATGTTAACTAATAGCTATATATGAAATGATCCGTGGTGCTGACCAATATAGTACTTGTACATAATCCTTTCAATTTCATATCTGAACAACTATGTAGCTGCTGTAACAActaggaaaagaaaaaaaaactcttcatGTACACACATATGTAATTATTTGTTCTTAATGAACGTATGTGCATAAATAACCTGCTTTGCTGGACTCTGCCTGAAGACATTGCCTTTTGAATGGTGAAGCTCCCCCCCCTCTCAGGGAAACAAGTGGTGGAAGCCAGGTCACTACCACGTAGGAATTAGCAACATACACAATGACATCCTGTAACAATTATTAGATACACACAAATGTATCCTGTTTTCAATAAAATCTTTTAGACTGCTACTTTACCATGCAGAAACCATTGTGCTCTATGATTCTTAGGCAACAGTTCAAAATctataatttacaaaaaaaaaaaaaaaaaacataaaatgagtTCCTTTGATTTTCTTCCATCTCAttttactaataaaaaaaattatttcaccATTGCTTCAACTTCTTCTGACAGTCCTAAAGACAACAAATCAGAACGCAACAGCACAGTTGATCCCATAGaaacaattgacccttcgctaagccacGCCTGAAAACCGCCACAGGCCAGTGTGATATTAACGTGGTTTATGGTTTTATTAacatctacacctaccccaaccctaaacctacccttataataatgcaagtacagTAGTGGTAGCACAATATGATATAGCATTAATCATTAGAACAAGTATAAATTGATAGTGAAAATTGCTAACGTTACTTATCAGATTGTTCTTTGTTCTAATGCATATATTTGAACGTAAAATAAGATGATTAAAGGCAAGACGGAGTAGCCTGGCGCATTAAAAA containing:
- the LOC125249445 gene encoding uncharacterized protein LOC125249445 isoform X3, which encodes MSGVLQDVIVYVANSYVVVTWLPPLVSLRGGGASPFKRQCLQAESSKAEYAVVTTIYQLPLEILSEILRDVILSTGDSSYFTLSLVCRWFRDVVTQEVFRKAAHLAWLDSVANWKNFSPVYRKELRRMYSIRECLQCRALFKSYPPGYRGRGRCGELLDFYSDVCTGFCSQDFFLRQETHWCVKFMEGKERMN
- the LOC125249445 gene encoding uncharacterized protein LOC125249445 isoform X2 encodes the protein METGNLIDDMNKPAVTAESDLQCGNVRSPTGGGASPFKRQCLQAESSKAEYAVVTTIYQLPLEILSEILRDVILSTGDSSYFTLSLVCRWFRDVVTQEVFRKAAHLAWLDSVANWKNFSPVYRKELRRMYSIRECLQCRALFKSYPPGYRGRGRCGELLDFYSDVCTGFCSQDFFLRQETHWCVKFMEGKERMN
- the LOC125249445 gene encoding uncharacterized protein LOC125249445 isoform X1 yields the protein METGNLIDDMNKPAVTAESDLQCGNVRSPTVTWLPPLVSLRGGGASPFKRQCLQAESSKAEYAVVTTIYQLPLEILSEILRDVILSTGDSSYFTLSLVCRWFRDVVTQEVFRKAAHLAWLDSVANWKNFSPVYRKELRRMYSIRECLQCRALFKSYPPGYRGRGRCGELLDFYSDVCTGFCSQDFFLRQETHWCVKFMEGKERMN
- the LOC125249445 gene encoding uncharacterized protein LOC125249445 isoform X4, whose amino-acid sequence is METGNLIDDMNKPAVTAESDLQCGNVRSPTEYAVVTTIYQLPLEILSEILRDVILSTGDSSYFTLSLVCRWFRDVVTQEVFRKAAHLAWLDSVANWKNFSPVYRKELRRMYSIRECLQCRALFKSYPPGYRGRGRCGELLDFYSDVCTGFCSQDFFLRQETHWCVKFMEGKERMN